A stretch of DNA from Pongo pygmaeus isolate AG05252 chromosome 3, NHGRI_mPonPyg2-v2.0_pri, whole genome shotgun sequence:
gcctgtaatcccagctactactgaggcaggaggatcgcttgagcccagaaggtcaaggctgcagtgagtcaagactatACCAATatactccaacctaggcaacagagtgaaaccccatctcaaaaaaatttttaaacaatttttaaaaaaagattatatccTTTATCTATTTCTGACTAGCTATATAGTATAAATAGAAACACCTCATTTCCATATCCCTAGGtcattattttagttttcaacatttttacatACAGCAGagcctttatatttaaaaacgCATCAGGATTTTAGCCTATCACTAGTACTAACAATTGTGAGATGGGGCACTATTTGATGTATCTACCAGCTCAGatgtccactttttgatgtaaGTTGCTAGgactcaaaaagaacaaaaacaacccCGGACACTTTTCTAAGGGAGAAGAAATAAGGCTCTTACCAGAAAGCTAAACCAAGATTTTAACCAGAACAAATTTCTATGTCTTAATATTATATTTGTAGAGGGAAGCAGAGTGGGAAATAACTTCATTCCAAACAGCACATAAGAACACTTAGAATATCTGCTCTGAATACCTAACAAACTCATGCGAACCTTTGTCAACAAGATTTTCTCCAAGTAGTAAACATAAAAGCTcttcaacttaaaaaataaataaataaaagtactgAAACACTTAAGGTATCCTATAGAAATAAACACAATActatttgtcaaaattaaaaatgtatatacctcTGAAGCCTTTGCAGTTCCAGTCCCAAGATTACACTCATATACTTGCAAATGTGCAAAATAAACTACATACAAGTATTGTCACTGCATCATTAGTTGTAACAGAAGAAGTCCAGAACaaaactaaatgtccatcaaaaggCAACAGGTTAAATAAATTAGGTATACCCTTaaacattattttctgttttcattcagTCATTAAAAGTGACACAACAATCACAAAACACcaaatattacatgattccatttatatgaaatgtccagaatacacAAATCTGTAGATACAGAAAGTAGTTTAGTGGTTACCAAAACCTGGGGAGATTGGAAAGAAATAGGGAATGAATGCTAACGGGTTTAGGATTTCTTTAAGGATGATGAAAACGTTCTAAAATTTACTGTGGTGAAGATTGAACAATTCTGTGACTAtactaaaaccactgaattgtacactttaaatgggtgaattgtatggtggATGAATTGTATTTCCAcaaagctgttatttaaaaaagtgAAGCAGCTCTATATGGAATAACATAGAAACATCACCAAGGTATATTGTTCTATGAATAAAGGAAGATACAGAAAGCTGTGAATTGCATAATACAATTTGTGTTTTCTTACACTCATGCCCAGCACGCTTTATTGGCttatatatgaaatacaaaaGAAACTATGTAGTTAACAGCAATTACTTTTAAGTAACTGAATGTCCAGAGGAGAAAAGACTCTTTATGCCTTTTTGTACTTTTGAATTTTGTACAATATGTATTATCTATTCAaaacacatacattttttaaagtaatacagCCATTATAGGTTCCATTTATCAAATATTGTTTCTATTATTCAATATTTTCCAATCAGTAAGATTTCCCATGAAcagtttatatttaaagtaataccAAAGATTAGCAGCTATTGgtctttaaaaagtcaacaaTATTAGGCAAAGAATGGCAgcctaatttattattttccttgttcCTTGCTTTTCCTGTTATAATTTGCTTTTAAACTGTTTTCCTGCTAATTGGAAACTCCATTTGAAGGTGACcaagaaaaatgacataaaagGACACATATTTGTTAACTCTGATGTTTGTTAGCTCTGTTACAAGATCTGTTGAAGAATCTGGTTGAAATTACTATCTAAAATAAAGTTGGTCAATAATCCGCAGAACTGATTTAGTTCTACTATTTCAAGTTGCACTTTGCTTCTGACCAATGATGCATATTCATACCATCAAATCTGCTAAATAGACATAAAGGCCACTCTATTAAATGGCCACATTTTCAGCTACAGGTTTTTATCTGTAGTATAAATTGCACTGGAaatccataatatataaatacatattatgcTCTATAAGGGTTGTATGCTCAACAAGAAAGGGGAGTGATAAATAAAACCaccactttcaaaaaaaaaaaaaaaaaaagactgcactGGAAAGTAAAATCTTTAAGAAAGAAAGACTACAACCACACTTCCATAACAATCTTAAAACTTCCCCTTAGTATGTAAACTGGATTCCCACTATTTAGTCTACTGCCTTGACAACCATTTACTCTAAACTAGACAAAATTaagcattctttccttcttcaacATTTCTATAGCACCATATATGTACCTCTATTTTATATTCATCATATGACATTGCAATTATTTGTTTACATGTCAGTCTTTTTCACTGTACTTAGCTCCTCGTGTACTTATCTTATTCATTCCTGTAATTTGGGGAGCTAGCTCAGCCCCTGCACGTAGGAGACATGCCAGAAAGTTTGCTGCATGAGTTATTGTTAGCTAAGAACACTTCCATTCCCCTAAACCATTCAGCTTTTAAATTATCATGAACTAAAATTAACCCTTCATTACCCACAGTATTCCAATCctgaaaagagaaggaagcaaaTACATGTAGTTCCAAACCACAAATAATTTATTCCATAGATGGTTCATCTACGCTAACGCTAAAAATCAATCAGCTTGCATAAGACATACACAAAGAGAAAACAGTGCTAAGATAACAACAATGCTGCTtttggattgttttttttttttctttctctccctactCCCAGAAAATAGATGTATCTGAACCACAGTCACTCATCAAATATTCATAGATTTAGAATGTCTGACTGTAGCTAGTcgctgtgagaaaaaaaaaaaagaattgaaataaagACACACTATAGACCAGATATTTTGATAAATCCCTGATACCTGCTGGCTCAACTTCAGTGCCAAAGAAAACACCAACTGTAAGGTCCAAGCTGGAGCCATTAGTGACTAGAAAGGGAAAGGTGGCAAAGGTCTACTTCAGCCCTCTCTTTCTTACAAACGACCAGCAAACCAAAATAAACCGCCTTTTCTTATATAGGTGATTAATTCTTAAGTACCTACAGTAGGCTAGGACAAAGATTCCATGCCTAACTGGCAGAGGTAGATAAAAACACTTGTGTTACTCAAAAACCAAGTAAATACCTAATCAAAATTTCTAGCACACCAGCTAATTAGTGAACATGTATTTTTGAGTTTTAGCACCTTTTTATTACCCTCTTCATTAATCCAGGCAATTTTATCAACTAGTACCCCGGCAAAAGGCAAATAatggaaaagtaaaaattaggaaaatgggAGGTTCCAGATAGTTTAGACAGACCATAGTAGTAAAAGGACAAAACTATCTAAAGTTTGTGTAATGATATAAAGgaaatctaaaaagaaatttttttttttaattttatagagacagggtctcggcagggtctcgctctgtcacctaggctggagtacaatggcatgatcatagctcactgcagcctccaactcctgggctccagcaatcctcctgcttcagcctcccaagtagctgggactataggtgtgcaccaccacgcccagctaatttttttttttttcggtacagacagcatcttgctatgttgctcaggctgatctggaactcctggcctcacaatactcctgcctcagcctcccacatgagctaccatacctggTAGGACATTATTTTTAAGCTTCCATTAGGTGGAAATCAAAAGACAAAGCTTTTAGTAACAGTTCTTCCATaaactagctgtgtaaccttaggcaagtcactctGAATCCCAGGTACAGTTTTCTAATCTACAAAAATGActggaaaaaattatttctaagacCCTCTCCACCTTAAGTTATTCCATtagtgcaaaatttaaaaataaagactctTACGGTTTGgttgtttgtcccctccaaatctcatgttgaaatgtgattcccaatgttggaggtgggcctggcaggaggtgtttgggtcatggaggtggattcctcatgaatagcttggtgccCTCCACATGGTAAATAATGAGTTCTCACTGTTAGTTCACGCCAGAGCTGGTTGTTTAGAGCCTGCCacctgctctctctcttgctcctgctatCCCCATATGACTTGCCTGCTActtctttaccttctgccatgactgaaaGAAAGCTTCctgggcctcaccagaagctgagcagatgctggtgtcatgcttgtacagcctgcagggcTGAGAcccaaataagcctcttttctttataaattacctcagTCCTTTAGAGCAATGCAAACAGGCTAACACATAGACTTTATATAGAATATGAGGTACAAAAAATTTTTGAGTCCCCCAGTTCATTATTTGATTCTTTTCACAATCATTTTACAAACTATTCTACCGAGATGTCAATTACTAATGTTCCAAATAATGGCTTCCCTATAAAACAATAATCATAATCACgttattttaataaagttttcacTAACCTGGTGCAACTACATTcactctaattttctttcttgctaCCTCTTTAGCAAGAGCACGTGAAAATCCAACTAATCCTCCTTTACTGGCACTGTAAACAGACTGGCCAGAATTGCCTTTTAAGCCAACAATGCTTCCtaggacaaaaaaaagaaaaaaaaaaagcatattaaatTCAATTAATGGGGTTACTTGAAAATTCAGATAATTTATAGTAAACAAAAAGGTAAAACCCACTTCACCTTGTCCTTTGTTAAAATTAGAAATTCTAACCATTGTCATCAGTCATTTACGGAAGATTTAAGAGTCCAAGTCTGCTCCAGATACATACAGAAAATAGTATCTGAAAGCAGCTGATATAAAATTGCCAATGCAGGTGCTTGCAAATTGATCCATTACATGAAGGGGACGCACTCTTATCTCTGAGTAGGTCAGATATGATGAAAATTCTGTGGTATTTATAAAGGCTTCCAGCAGGTAGAGGTTAAagccagaaaaagacaaaagctgACTAATTTATGATTCCACAACACAGACATAAGGCAGAAAGCTCTCATTTTCACCCTAAAAACTAGTTCATTTGAAGATAAATCTCACTAAAATTGAATTACGTGCATAACTCATTTTATTGTTCTGCTTTATTATGCTTTGcacatattgcatttttttttttatacaaattGAAGGCTTGTAgcaaccctgcatcaagcaaTTCTATTAGCACTTTTCCAACACCATGGCTCACTGTGAGCAGTGCtcactctgtgtctctctgtcacattttggtaattttcatACCAtcttaaactttttcattattattatatctgttataatGATCTGTGGTCAGTGATTCTTGATGTTTACTGCTGTTGGAGTGCCACaaacaaaatattactgctcactgaCAATGCATCTGGTCAccaaagagctctgatggagatgtacaagattaatgttgttttcatgcctgttaaCACAATATCCTTTCTTCAGCTCATGGATCAAGGGATAATTTTGACTTTCCAgtcttatttaagaaacattttataagTCTATAGCAGTCATAAATAGTAATTCCTCTTAggaatctgggcaaagtaaattaaaagccTTCTGGAAAGCATTCACCGTTCTATATGCCATTCAGAACATTTGTGTTTCATGGCAGGAGGTCAAaacatcaacattaacaggagtttgaaagaagttattttaaccctcatggatgactttgcggggttcaagacttcagtggagcaGAATtacaagtggagcctgaagatgtgactgaattgctgcaatctcatgataaaacaaatgggtgaggagttgcttcttatgtaTGGATAAACAAAGTTGTTTCTCAAGATGGAATCTCTTCCTTGTGAAGATGTGAatactgttgaaatgacaaaggatttagaatatcctataaacttagttgataaagcaataGCAGGGATTGAGAGGAGTGGCTCCAATTTTTAAAGATCTACttggataaaatgctatcaaacagcatcatatGCTGCAGAGAAATCGCTCATGAAATGAAGAGTCAATGTGCAAATTTTGTCTTATCTTAAGAAACTACCACAGCCACTATTATCAGTCAGTAGCCATCAACATCAACGCAAGACCTTCcgccagcaaaaagattatgacttgccagaagctcagatgatcattagcattttttagcaataaagtactttttagcaataaagtatttacattgttttttagatataatgctaCTGCATACTTAATAGACCATAACTTTTACATGCACTGAGAAACTAAACAATTGGATAAGACAAAatttgccacattgattgactcttcatgaaagatttctctgcagcatgtgatgctgtttgatagcattttatccaagtagaactttaaaaattggaGCCACTCCTCTCAATCCCTGCtattgctttatcaactaagtttataggatattctaaatcctttgtcatttcaacagtatTCACATCTTCAcaaggagtagattccatcttaaGAAACAACTTTGTTTATCCATACATAAAAAGCAACTCCTCACCCATctgttttatcatgagattgcagcaattcaattTGTGTGAATTACATTCTTGAGATATTCGCTTTATTCTGGTGGAGCAGAACCAAAGCTACAACATCTGCGAGACATGCTTGTACTGTCAATCTAAATTGGCAAAGCTTCAATTATACACTTTTTGTAGAAGtgcaatttcattacattcagtGATGTATTGTCAACTGTACTGCCTACTGAAGATTCTTGAGTGACCACATCTAATGaatatgtaataataatttttaattcaaatatcaACTATATGCAAATCAACTCTTGCAAAACAGAAGTGGGGAAGTAATTTTCTGCACCATTGACCTGTACTTATGATATAAAAATTAATCAAGGACCTCacgaaatttttttaaagtaattttaaaaaaagaaaacattccaaaCATTTCTCTACTAGAATCAACAAGTTCAGTATTAGAATATTTATCTACATTATATATTGTAGGCCAATTAATAACAAAGGAAGAGAACTGTGAAGtacacagagagaaaagacatCAGACTGAAGAAATGTATATGGACAGAGGGGTgtttatcagaaagaaaaatacagagaaacacaaaaaaagaaaaatacacgcACGAAAAAAATACCAAACACGGCTCGTCCGATGGTAGTGGGTTATCAAAATTTATTAACAATAGTGTCACTAAAGTTAGTATACAACCCCCAACTGCTAAATATGAGtggcttttaaaagaaaaaaaagaaataccaaacAGAAGCTTTAGCAGCTTTGATTCGTGCCACGCACTACTGTTCATCAGGTCAAAAAGTGATAATTTCTGAAATATCAATGAAGTGTCTGGCAGTTTAAAGTAGTCCTTTCTGTAGTAAGATTCTCAATTTACTATCTATTACTTACTTTTAGCTCAATTCTAAAAGTTTTGCATGCATAAGGAGGACTAATGGGTTTTTTAAATACacctaaaaaaaagattttagagtTAAACAAATATACCTCAGGTTATCAGGTGACAGATACAGGCCTGTTTGCCTGCTTATAAGTATCCAAAGTCCTTATCTGGCTGTGTTAAAATGCAAAGGTTGACTCATTGACTAATCTCTTTTATAAGAAAACGGATCCCTTAAATTTTTAAGGGTAAATGTCCAAAATGCTCTCATGTCCCCTTAGTTTATTAGCATagtattctttccttttctcactttcaaaacagaaaaactcTAAATTCTGGCTTGAAAAACCATTTCCTACATTTAAAAGAACAGGGTCACTTACTTTTACGGAGCAGCATCCCCCTTCTGTGGCCTTTTAAGGTATTaccatttgaaaacaaaaagcagatgGTATACTATTATTTCCAAATTaccaaactgaaataaaatttcaagtcATTTTGCATTTTAAGTTCTACAGGCATATACTCCACAGTTTATCTGCCCTGTGGGTTAGATGAACTGAAAACTAGGGGTTACTTACATCCATTcttaaaaacagagaaattttATCTTCCTTTAAACCTCTACACAAGATTTAACAGTAACCCATGCAACTGCTGTAGACAATATTACTTAGCCCCCACTGTCTACTTTAATTCCTTGTCCATGTTTAAAAATCAGGTTCCTGGCTGCgcacgtggctcacgcctataatcccagcacttcgggaggatcacttgagcccaggagttaaagaccagcctaggccacatAGTGTGACCtcgtctctattttaaaaaattaaaataaaaataaaataaaataaacttcacataaaaatcaggaTGATCCaatttctcttgaaaaatcaaaATTGCTGGCAAAACTGGGACCACATTCTTGCACAGCAACAATCTACTGAATCTAAGTGGTGGCCTCCACCATGCCACATGGGCTCCAGAAAATGCAGCCGGATATCACTTACCACATGGCTGGTACTGTCATTTTTCTAGTACTCAGTGGTGTCACTCATATAACACCTGCCTGACTCCTACAGGGATGTGAATGTGGGATTCTTATTTTACtcattaatcaattaattaaatcCTTTTTTCCATAGATAATATAAATTTCATTCACGCTTCACAATAAATTACAAATTcatggattaaatatttttatggtaTGGTATTATGGGATAATCATAAATTCACAAAGGTGAAGACTCACCTACATTAACAATAGACCCTCCCTGTTGTTGAATCATAGTCCTCATGGCAGCTTTACAGGTCAGCATGGAACCCAAGAGGTTAGTATGAAGCTGAGATACCATATCTTCAGTTTTTGTTCTTACTAAAAGACTATCCCTACAAAAAGAAACAGCATATAATAGCATATAATAACAAGATAAAAACCAAAAAGGTCAAGACTAATATAACATTTTTACTAAGAGTGCACGAAGTGCTTCCTATCTGAGCTAGAATAGCTAGAATACCTAGAGTCCCATTTTGAACTTGGCTTGagaaacattaaaataacaatCGATAAACCAGAAAGGATCCACTTGGAAGACAGGTTGCTACCCCTTCTCAGCTTGAGTGCCAAATATTCTTAACCCCTAAAAGTAGTACCATATAGCCAAAATAGTCTGAACGGCCTGAGCAACTGCCATACTAAGCCTTGTTTAGCAAGAAAATTAATGTTATTCTAAATATTCTCTCCtgaattcatcttttaaaaaacaatatccACTCCATGATTCTATTAGTATTAAGTTCACAAACTGGCAAAACTTATCTATGGTGACAAAACTCAGAAAATAGTTACCAACAAGGAAGTATTGAGAAGACACTGCCTTCTGGAGCACTGGAAACATTCTACAGCTCAATATGGGTGATGATTACAATGTTAAAATCGACTAAACTGGACATTTATTATATGTTGTATctcaatatgaaagaaaataatttatggattgacaagttttaaaatagttttttctccCAGTTAgaagtaaaataaacatattaactTATACCAATCAAAGACATATCaggaataaaagttttaaatatatatataagaaacttACTTAAATCTGTGACCAACCTGTTAATACCAGCTGCATTTACCAAGAAATTTACTCGACCTA
This window harbors:
- the CBR4 gene encoding 3-oxoacyl-[acyl-carrier-protein] reductase isoform X3; its protein translation is MDKVCAVFGGSRGIGRAVAQLMARKGYRLAIIARNLEGAKAAAGDLGGDHLAFSCDVAKEHDVQNTFEEMEKHLGRVNFLVNAAGINRDSLLVRTKTEDMVSQLHTNLLGSMLTCKAAMRTMIQQQGGSIVNVGHRRGMLLRKRSIVGLKGNSGQSVYSASKGGLVGFSRALAKEVARKKIRVNVVAPGHQAIHEESTSMTQTPPARPTSNIGNHIST
- the CBR4 gene encoding 3-oxoacyl-[acyl-carrier-protein] reductase isoform X4, coding for MDKVCAVFGGSRGIGRAVAQLMARKGYRLAIIARNLEGAKAAAGDLGGDHLAFSCDVAKEHDVQNTFEEMEKHLGRVNFLVNAAGINRDSLLVRTKTEDMVSQLHTNLLGSMLTCKAAMRTMIQQQGGSIVNVGHRRGMLLRKRSIVGLKGNSGQSVYSASKGGLVGFSRALAKEVARKKIRVNVVAPELIPRTVSIRKMEKGDRINVTLRSPAQHGT
- the CBR4 gene encoding 3-oxoacyl-[acyl-carrier-protein] reductase isoform X6, with translation MDKVCAVFGGSRGIGRAVAQLMARKGYRLAIIARNLEGAKAAAGDLGGDHLAFSCDVAKEHDVQNTFEEMEKHLGRVNFLVNAAGINRDSLLVRTKTEDMVSQLHTNLLGSMLTCKAAMRTMIQQQGGSIVNVGHRRGMLLRKRSIVGLKGNSGQSVYSASKGGLVGFSRALAKEVARKKIRVNVVAPELSQPLEF
- the CBR4 gene encoding 3-oxoacyl-[acyl-carrier-protein] reductase isoform X5; translated protein: MDKVCAVFGGSRGIGRAVAQLMARKGYRLAIIARNLEGAKAAAGDLGGDHLAFSCDVAKEHDVQNTFEEMEKHLGRVNFLVNAAGINRDSLLVRTKTEDMVSQLHTNLLGSMLTCKAAMRTMIQQQGGSIVNVGSIVGLKGNSGQSVYSASKGGLVGFSRALAKEVARKKIRVNVVAPELIPRTVSIRKMEKGDRINVTLRSPAQHGT